In Palleronia sp. LCG004, a single window of DNA contains:
- a CDS encoding DNA-binding protein, with product MAEASSTQRGKATREAVFAAANQLDADGTPPTVEKVGKITGGSFSTITKHLRAWREERAAKAELMTAVPDMPAEMTALWAQLWRLAEAEHQERRDAWHHIRRALEVEISERDKEIARLEALTAENHATIEQLTERAKAAEARTVSFGGLGYVTWPAVNAGGPELPWTLFDGVEIAADLHVRSDAVSEALPEESASETAQEAQAIDD from the coding sequence ATGGCCGAAGCATCGTCGACGCAGAGAGGCAAAGCCACCAGAGAGGCGGTGTTCGCTGCTGCAAATCAGCTGGACGCCGACGGCACACCGCCGACCGTCGAGAAGGTGGGGAAGATTACTGGCGGTTCGTTCAGCACGATCACGAAGCATCTGCGAGCCTGGCGCGAGGAACGGGCCGCGAAGGCAGAGTTGATGACCGCCGTTCCCGATATGCCCGCAGAGATGACGGCACTTTGGGCCCAGCTCTGGCGTCTTGCCGAGGCCGAACATCAGGAACGGCGCGACGCTTGGCATCATATCCGGCGCGCTCTCGAGGTCGAGATCTCAGAGCGCGACAAGGAGATCGCCCGACTTGAGGCGCTGACCGCCGAGAACCATGCCACAATAGAGCAGCTCACCGAACGCGCGAAGGCCGCGGAAGCCCGGACGGTATCGTTCGGCGGCCTCGGTTATGTGACCTGGCCAGCGGTCAATGCCGGTGGTCCTGAACTGCCATGGACCTTGTTCGACGGGGTGGAGATCGCCGCAGATCTTCATGTCCGCTCAGACGCAGTCTCCGAGGCGCTCCCCGAGGAGAGCGCTTCGGAGACTGCTCAGGAAGCTCAAGCAATAGACGATTGA
- a CDS encoding retron Ec67 family RNA-directed DNA polymerase/endonuclease, with protein MSSLSRIKLCKNISDIAYLIGYQPKKLSYILYKIPDSSKYIEFEIPKATKGVRKISAPIPELKLAQSRLARVLQDCLVEIEGKQISRKDCIVSHGFKRNLSISTNGARHVDRKWILNFDLKDFFPSINFGRVRGFFIKNKHFLLDEKAATIFAQLACNNSILPQGAPTSPVISNLIANHLDIRLSKVATKNRCTYTRYADDITFSTNKSVFPKYIAIDRENGTSSGDWRLSKKILSEVKRSGFEVNPDKTRMLFKRSRQDVTGLVVNEKVNVKREYYKQVRAQVHSFIKDDICFKPVTIGGAESKAAVSGAALQGMLSHIFWVKGAEYNYRRFSKLEGPKEPAFYRDYRRFLDYTSFVASPQPVVICEGVTDNIYVQCAIKRSTVARPKLQDAGSPSGLAIRLFQYAKIDSELRVPSSVQHLNGGTGDLKGLIHKYKSRTGNLSHKGFVSPVILLVDNDQGSRDGLWGAVKTASGSKVTVDGTARFYHVTKNLYVIPTPKLAGGKDSMIEDFLPKPVVSQVLGGKTFNPDEKTFDRNKHYGKRILAEKVSKNQENIDFNSFSEILNILEDVLNHFSAFPRTQGRVKL; from the coding sequence ATGAGCTCTTTATCCAGAATAAAATTATGCAAAAATATCTCCGATATTGCTTATCTCATTGGATATCAGCCAAAGAAATTATCCTACATTCTCTATAAAATTCCAGACTCATCCAAGTACATAGAGTTCGAAATTCCAAAGGCGACTAAGGGTGTTCGAAAGATATCCGCTCCGATTCCTGAACTCAAACTCGCCCAAAGTAGATTAGCCCGCGTTCTGCAAGATTGCCTTGTCGAAATTGAGGGTAAGCAAATCAGTCGCAAGGACTGCATTGTTTCTCACGGGTTCAAGCGGAATTTGTCAATCTCAACTAATGGAGCCCGACATGTCGATCGAAAGTGGATTCTGAATTTCGACCTTAAAGACTTTTTCCCTTCGATAAATTTCGGCAGAGTGCGCGGATTTTTTATAAAGAACAAGCACTTCTTGCTGGATGAGAAGGCCGCCACTATATTCGCACAATTGGCCTGCAATAATAGTATCCTTCCACAAGGAGCTCCTACGTCGCCGGTAATATCCAATCTCATAGCCAACCACTTGGATATAAGACTCTCAAAAGTCGCCACGAAGAACAGATGCACTTACACACGTTATGCTGACGACATTACCTTCTCAACCAATAAAAGCGTATTTCCAAAATATATAGCGATCGACCGTGAAAATGGTACCTCATCTGGAGACTGGAGACTATCCAAGAAAATCCTCTCCGAAGTCAAAAGATCGGGCTTTGAAGTAAATCCTGACAAAACTCGAATGCTTTTCAAAAGGTCTCGACAAGACGTAACCGGGCTTGTCGTTAATGAAAAAGTTAACGTTAAGCGCGAGTACTATAAGCAGGTCAGAGCTCAAGTACATAGCTTCATCAAAGATGACATTTGCTTTAAGCCGGTTACGATCGGAGGAGCGGAAAGCAAGGCTGCAGTGTCAGGGGCCGCACTCCAAGGTATGCTTAGTCACATTTTTTGGGTCAAGGGTGCCGAATACAATTACAGGAGGTTCAGTAAATTAGAAGGACCTAAGGAACCAGCTTTCTACAGAGATTATCGACGCTTTCTCGATTACACGAGTTTTGTAGCGTCCCCTCAGCCCGTGGTTATTTGCGAGGGAGTAACTGATAATATTTATGTCCAGTGCGCCATCAAACGCAGCACAGTCGCACGACCAAAACTACAAGATGCTGGGTCACCAAGTGGCTTGGCCATTAGGCTTTTTCAGTATGCGAAGATTGACAGCGAATTAAGAGTCCCAAGCTCGGTTCAGCACCTCAACGGTGGCACCGGAGACCTGAAAGGGCTTATCCATAAGTATAAGAGTCGTACAGGCAATTTATCCCACAAAGGATTTGTGTCTCCGGTTATCCTCTTAGTCGATAATGATCAAGGTTCGAGAGACGGCCTGTGGGGGGCGGTTAAAACGGCATCAGGATCAAAGGTGACTGTCGACGGGACAGCGCGATTTTATCACGTCACTAAAAATCTCTACGTTATACCAACCCCTAAATTGGCTGGCGGGAAGGATAGCATGATCGAAGACTTTCTTCCTAAGCCAGTCGTAAGTCAGGTTCTTGGTGGAAAGACATTCAACCCGGACGAAAAAACCTTCGACAGAAATAAACACTATGGAAAACGGATATTGGCCGAGAAAGTTTCGAAAAACCAAGAAAACATAGACTTCAATTCTTTCTCAGAAATTCTTAATATACTGGAGGATGTCTTGAACCACTTCTCGGCGTTTCCGCGTACTCAAGGGCGCGTCAAACTTTGA
- a CDS encoding recombinase family protein, with protein MTNHANAATPRRVALYARYSTDLQNPMSVEDQFRQAERYARQQGWTIVERFSDSAISGTAARTRPDFTRLKDALHTGAFDIVLAESLDRISRDQEHLAGFYKAAKTARVEIHTVGRGKVDALTLGLSSMMSAMFLEELSDKVRRGIEGKVLKGLSGGGRIYGYRPGTDERGAPVKGTLAIDEIEAAVVRSIFRDYAAGVSPIKIASRLNEEGIPSPSVGSKRKSSGHWKQNTINGNAARGTGILNNELYVGRRIWNRLSYTKHHQTEKKRSTLNPESEWHIVEVPELRIVSQELWDAVKARQASQTKRRLKVETTDRNRLSSGQTLRRRKYLLSGLLHCSLCGGRMTVAGSGKYKTYYCADAKEKGPSVCTGFQGLRESVALPLVLSALRADLMKPEAYARFRDRVHHQLKASQGTAEDMLRLHDARVRQLEVEQRNLVALAKQGLGSESLVAELQKIDADLARLAATRDDIVPPDIELPEGLPELYQEMVGNLAASLSEESVVGRAADELHELIDRIDVDWDEEAKAHRLIIEGNLLEMLHKSAPSELDAVRGSAIFAEVGCGSRI; from the coding sequence GTGACAAATCACGCCAACGCCGCCACTCCCCGCCGGGTCGCGCTCTACGCCCGCTACTCGACCGACTTGCAGAACCCGATGTCGGTCGAGGACCAGTTTCGTCAGGCGGAGCGCTACGCACGGCAGCAGGGCTGGACGATCGTCGAGCGCTTCTCGGACAGCGCGATCAGCGGCACGGCGGCACGGACCCGGCCGGACTTCACGCGCCTGAAGGACGCGCTTCACACAGGGGCGTTCGACATCGTCCTCGCCGAGTCCCTCGACCGGATTTCCCGCGACCAAGAGCATCTCGCCGGCTTCTACAAGGCCGCGAAGACCGCACGTGTCGAGATCCACACGGTCGGGCGCGGCAAGGTGGATGCGCTTACGCTGGGGCTCTCGTCGATGATGAGCGCCATGTTCCTCGAGGAACTCTCGGACAAGGTGCGCCGCGGCATCGAGGGCAAGGTTCTGAAGGGCCTGAGCGGCGGCGGCCGCATCTACGGATACCGCCCCGGCACCGACGAGCGCGGTGCCCCGGTGAAGGGCACCCTGGCCATCGACGAGATCGAGGCAGCCGTCGTGCGGAGCATCTTCCGCGACTACGCCGCCGGCGTCTCGCCCATCAAGATCGCCAGCCGCCTCAACGAGGAGGGCATCCCCTCCCCGTCCGTGGGTTCGAAGCGCAAGTCGTCGGGGCACTGGAAGCAGAACACGATCAACGGCAACGCCGCGCGCGGCACCGGCATTCTGAACAACGAGCTCTATGTCGGGCGGCGGATCTGGAACCGGCTGTCCTACACGAAGCACCACCAGACCGAGAAGAAGCGCTCGACGCTGAACCCCGAGAGCGAGTGGCACATCGTCGAGGTGCCTGAGCTCAGGATCGTCAGCCAAGAGCTCTGGGATGCCGTGAAGGCGCGTCAGGCGTCGCAGACGAAGCGGCGGTTGAAGGTGGAGACCACCGACCGGAACCGTCTGTCGTCGGGCCAGACGCTCCGGCGCCGAAAGTATCTGCTGTCGGGACTCCTGCACTGTAGCCTCTGTGGCGGACGAATGACCGTCGCCGGGTCGGGCAAATACAAGACCTACTACTGCGCCGACGCCAAGGAGAAGGGCCCGAGCGTCTGCACCGGGTTCCAGGGCCTCCGAGAGAGCGTCGCCCTGCCCTTGGTCCTGTCTGCCCTGCGGGCCGATCTGATGAAGCCCGAGGCCTATGCAAGGTTCCGCGACCGCGTGCACCACCAGCTGAAGGCATCCCAAGGCACGGCCGAGGACATGCTGCGCCTTCACGACGCGCGGGTGAGGCAGCTGGAGGTGGAACAACGCAACTTGGTTGCTCTGGCGAAGCAGGGGCTGGGCTCGGAATCGCTCGTCGCCGAACTCCAGAAGATCGATGCCGACCTCGCGCGCCTCGCAGCCACCCGCGACGACATCGTCCCGCCGGACATCGAGCTGCCCGAGGGTCTGCCCGAGCTCTATCAGGAGATGGTCGGGAACCTTGCAGCGAGCCTCTCCGAGGAGAGCGTTGTCGGACGCGCGGCCGACGAGCTGCATGAGCTGATCGACCGGATCGACGTCGATTGGGACGAAGAGGC
- a CDS encoding recombinase family protein, with translation MTDRTNALLYLRTAHANEGAIAEQRHRCTALAAAQGWKVIHAVVANGVSGAGDAPGLTILRDRIASGEAQAVIAIDPTRISRDPEKLLAFERFCTQNDADLSFVEPAANLGSLRAPFSDGGKSAPDMTNDTDRQSGFQPPEFRL, from the coding sequence ATGACCGACCGAACCAACGCCCTGCTCTACCTGCGTACGGCACACGCGAATGAGGGTGCCATCGCAGAGCAGCGGCATCGGTGCACCGCTCTCGCCGCAGCGCAGGGCTGGAAGGTCATTCATGCCGTCGTCGCCAACGGCGTCAGCGGAGCGGGAGACGCTCCCGGTCTCACGATCCTCCGGGATCGGATCGCAAGCGGCGAGGCGCAGGCCGTCATCGCAATCGACCCGACGCGCATTTCACGCGATCCCGAGAAGCTTCTGGCTTTCGAGCGATTCTGCACGCAAAACGATGCCGACTTATCCTTCGTCGAGCCGGCCGCCAATCTGGGAAGCCTGCGGGCTCCTTTCAGCGACGGCGGAAAGTCCGCCCCCGACATGACCAACGACACCGACCGTCAGAGCGGTTTCCAACCCCCGGAGTTTCGCCTGTGA
- a CDS encoding thermonuclease family protein has protein sequence MAAAVAFATSFSLSPIGADAAVLTGSAEVTDGDTIKLGVVPVRIHGVDAPEDGQRCELPTGGRWSCDDAARDRLADLVEGREIRCDLQDVDAYGRLVSICYAGVVDAGEALAAEGLAWAFTEYVDVDAAGLGLWRDGADPQTPWDYRSNRWERAAAASPRPGCPINDNIGGGGEKIYHTPWSKYSAERRLTRPRQSSGSAMRAKRSRPDGGRCGPDRQTAATEQAAGTSRSRSHAQRGSGRCANGLPESGGGSEGARSGILREPGALGASGTPPSPSGDASGGAGGAASNDPARGVQRGGAPSGPAEGPERVRESGASPLASRQRRRGPGVQPLANDSWNAGPKGRSAS, from the coding sequence ATGGCGGCAGCCGTTGCATTCGCTACGAGCTTCAGCCTTTCCCCTATCGGGGCCGACGCCGCGGTTCTCACTGGCAGCGCGGAGGTTACCGACGGCGACACGATCAAGCTCGGCGTCGTGCCGGTGCGGATACATGGCGTCGACGCCCCCGAGGATGGGCAACGCTGCGAGTTGCCCACCGGCGGGCGCTGGAGTTGCGACGACGCGGCGCGTGATCGACTGGCCGACCTGGTGGAAGGCCGGGAGATCCGCTGCGATTTGCAGGATGTCGATGCCTACGGACGGCTGGTCTCGATCTGCTACGCGGGCGTTGTCGACGCGGGCGAAGCTCTTGCCGCGGAGGGACTGGCCTGGGCGTTCACCGAGTATGTCGATGTCGACGCAGCGGGGCTTGGGCTCTGGCGGGACGGTGCCGATCCGCAGACGCCGTGGGACTACCGGTCCAACAGATGGGAGCGCGCCGCGGCGGCCTCACCCCGTCCGGGATGTCCGATCAATGACAATATCGGCGGGGGCGGTGAGAAGATCTACCACACGCCATGGTCCAAGTACTCAGCCGAACGCAGATTGACGAGACCGAGGCAGAGCAGTGGTTCTGCGATGAGAGCGAAGCGGTCGCGGCCGGATGGCGGCCGGTGCGGTCCCGATAGGCAGACCGCGGCGACCGAACAGGCGGCGGGGACATCGCGCAGTCGATCTCATGCTCAGAGGGGTTCGGGGAGGTGTGCGAACGGCCTCCCTGAGAGCGGGGGAGGTTCGGAGGGCGCGCGGAGCGGCATCCTCCGGGAGCCTGGGGCCTTGGGGGCGAGCGGAACGCCCCCGAGCCCGTCGGGGGACGCTTCAGGGGGTGCAGGGGGAGCGGCGAGCAACGACCCTGCCCGGGGTGTCCAGAGGGGCGGTGCGCCCTCTGGTCCGGCCGAAGGCCCCGAGAGGGTCAGGGAGAGCGGCGCGTCTCCCTTGGCGTCGCGTCAGCGGCGCCGGGGTCCAGGGGTGCAACCCCTGGCGAACGACAGCTGGAACGCAGGCCCGAAGGGCCGGAGTGCCAGCTGA
- a CDS encoding TrlF family AAA-like ATPase: MSEAIQKLFEHGAPWLRVDFHLHTRADKEFRYGGEENQFINNYVDALESTGTRLAVITNHNKFDYKEFKALRKRARNAGIGVLPGVELSVNDGANGIHTLIVFSDAWLADGYDYINQFLNVAFSGRVPQQYENENGRSKDDLVDTLKELERYNRDFFILFAHVENNSGLWREIRGGRMEELASDPLVQKYTLGFQKVRTHDKPDAVCRVKVKGWWGERYPAEVEGSDAKSIDQIGKGQKTYLKLGDLSFDAVKFALTDHKFRVSKEAPSVNHSHIKAIRFEGGVLKDKRVTFSPHLNCLIGIQGSGKSSILESIRYGLDIPFGEMAQDKDYKDKLVPHVLKSGGKIVLEVVDRHGRNFEISRIHGQSPNVYVDGFLRPGISIGETVITKPLYFGQKDLSAVGSGFGNDLVDKLIGSDLKGIRQKIKERTNDLSSSISEFMEISSDVNELEALQTELNNLNFKLEQFDKHGLKEKLEKQLVYYKDLDYCENIEETARDWQRVIDRFAIKAEEEFNLIEDRKSDYNFEFFIGYTAKLRELKSISIMAKAISAKILLITSELDRLHQELRDSRDSLKEEFAETERNLVVALEQQGVSSIEPDAYIQLTQRKQELEAQIAEVTKRTQKKKSRFDAVEVALASVNDAWHEEFLLISGELEKINKSQTALKVEAEFSGDKKAFKDRFEQVLRGSGIRREHYENLAAAYPNFGEVFRDLDSASTLAKTKSEDFKNLFLANLYALLSYQVPNSYSVTYHGKALSSHSLGQRASAMMLFLLSQEGNDLLLIDQPEDDLDSQTVYEEVVKLLRKLKPDRQFIFATHNANFPVLGDSETITTCSATDEEISVSTGNIDDKACQTSVISIMEGGPEAFDRRKTIYQIWKADAN, translated from the coding sequence TTGAGTGAAGCGATCCAAAAACTTTTTGAGCATGGGGCACCTTGGCTACGGGTAGACTTTCACCTACACACGCGGGCCGATAAGGAATTTCGATATGGGGGTGAGGAAAACCAGTTCATAAATAATTATGTCGACGCGTTAGAATCCACAGGAACACGGCTTGCAGTAATTACGAACCACAATAAGTTCGATTACAAAGAGTTCAAAGCGTTGCGAAAACGTGCGCGCAACGCAGGAATTGGCGTACTGCCCGGAGTAGAGTTGTCTGTAAACGACGGCGCGAACGGAATACACACCCTAATTGTATTCTCTGATGCTTGGTTGGCTGATGGCTATGATTACATAAATCAGTTTTTAAACGTAGCCTTTTCCGGGCGAGTTCCTCAGCAATACGAGAACGAGAACGGCCGAAGCAAAGATGATCTTGTTGACACCTTAAAAGAGTTAGAAAGGTATAATCGCGACTTTTTTATCCTATTCGCCCATGTCGAGAATAATAGCGGTTTATGGAGAGAGATCAGGGGCGGACGGATGGAAGAACTCGCTTCAGACCCCCTTGTTCAAAAGTATACGCTTGGTTTTCAGAAAGTGCGGACGCACGATAAACCCGACGCAGTTTGTCGCGTCAAAGTGAAGGGATGGTGGGGTGAACGCTACCCAGCTGAAGTCGAAGGGTCTGACGCGAAATCAATTGACCAGATCGGCAAAGGCCAGAAAACCTATCTTAAGCTTGGCGACTTAAGCTTTGACGCCGTAAAATTTGCACTCACAGATCATAAATTTCGAGTGTCGAAAGAGGCACCATCAGTTAACCACTCACATATTAAAGCAATTCGCTTTGAAGGCGGGGTACTAAAAGATAAACGTGTTACATTTTCACCGCATTTAAATTGCTTAATTGGCATTCAGGGGAGCGGCAAATCCTCTATTTTGGAAAGTATTCGTTACGGACTTGATATACCATTTGGCGAAATGGCCCAAGACAAAGACTATAAGGACAAACTTGTCCCTCACGTACTCAAAAGCGGAGGCAAAATTGTTCTTGAAGTCGTTGATCGGCATGGTAGAAATTTTGAAATTAGTCGTATTCATGGACAATCGCCAAATGTCTATGTCGACGGTTTCCTGCGCCCTGGAATTTCTATCGGGGAGACCGTCATAACCAAACCACTATATTTTGGCCAAAAAGACCTATCCGCTGTCGGAAGCGGCTTTGGGAATGACCTCGTAGATAAACTTATAGGCAGTGACCTGAAAGGCATCCGCCAAAAGATTAAAGAGCGAACGAACGATCTAAGTTCCTCAATTAGCGAATTCATGGAAATTAGCAGCGACGTCAATGAGTTAGAAGCTTTGCAGACCGAACTAAATAACTTGAATTTCAAACTCGAGCAATTTGACAAGCACGGACTTAAGGAAAAACTTGAAAAGCAATTAGTTTATTACAAAGACTTAGACTACTGCGAGAATATTGAGGAAACAGCTCGAGATTGGCAGAGAGTAATTGACAGATTCGCAATCAAAGCTGAGGAAGAGTTTAATCTTATTGAGGATCGCAAATCTGATTATAACTTTGAGTTCTTCATTGGCTATACCGCGAAGCTACGTGAACTAAAGAGTATATCTATAATGGCCAAAGCCATTTCAGCTAAGATACTACTTATAACATCTGAACTTGACAGACTTCATCAAGAACTAAGGGACAGCCGTGACAGCCTCAAAGAAGAGTTTGCTGAAACGGAACGGAACTTGGTTGTGGCGTTGGAGCAGCAAGGAGTAAGCTCAATTGAGCCCGACGCCTACATTCAACTTACCCAACGCAAGCAGGAACTTGAAGCGCAAATCGCTGAAGTGACTAAGCGCACTCAAAAGAAGAAGTCGAGATTCGACGCTGTTGAGGTTGCGCTGGCTTCGGTCAATGATGCTTGGCATGAAGAGTTCTTGCTTATTTCCGGCGAGTTAGAAAAAATTAACAAATCTCAGACTGCTTTGAAGGTCGAAGCCGAGTTTAGCGGTGACAAGAAAGCTTTCAAAGACCGCTTTGAGCAGGTGCTTCGCGGAAGTGGCATTCGTAGAGAACACTACGAGAATCTTGCTGCTGCTTATCCAAATTTTGGTGAAGTTTTCCGAGATCTGGACTCGGCATCAACTCTTGCAAAGACGAAATCGGAAGACTTCAAGAATCTATTTCTCGCAAATCTATACGCCCTTCTATCGTATCAGGTGCCGAATAGTTATTCAGTGACATACCATGGCAAAGCTCTTTCATCCCATTCCCTTGGTCAACGGGCATCTGCGATGATGCTTTTTCTATTGAGCCAAGAGGGCAACGATCTATTGCTAATTGATCAACCAGAAGATGATCTCGATAGTCAGACCGTGTATGAGGAAGTAGTAAAATTACTTCGCAAGTTAAAGCCTGATCGTCAATTTATCTTCGCAACCCACAACGCGAATTTTCCGGTCCTTGGAGATTCTGAGACTATCACCACTTGCAGCGCCACTGATGAAGAAATTTCAGTATCAACAGGCAACATTGACGACAAAGCTTGTCAAACGAGCGTAATATCTATTATGGAAGGCGGCCCTGAAGCTTTCGATCGGCGTAAAACGATTTATCAAATATGGAAAGCAGATGCAAATTAA
- a CDS encoding plasmid recombination protein — MDGSQLKTDYPVVLRFEGLYPHQLGSYEAHRLRKGGDLSHVDRERTKLNGPPLIGPEDWASLALAEIREMTAKNFAAELEALEKRKRKKDIQRRLIEGPKQPWRPTRHGPMREVILTVNKDWFAGDLSNFFGEGENHREKEFGELAVGWLKENFGDDVIHARADRDEAAYHIHAVIMPRANVEIAKPGAKVPTATATRRMLQPSIHPLIKDYEAAQDSVGHWFKDLGLVRGERTAAASRDARENGEERPKRRYHAKTWKWRAEQEQRLLAERQALDLREEKLSDREGKVEEREAEAETVLAVAEGVVSGALVVETADDDAAPVLTDAPKVPDATLCEPTVETLRKRSPRGFARAANAFERAWFRLFGEARKKAKAEAQAKVTGAMAQIEKADAKIVEATRHLPREVRETIAGIRQTIPAILSRLERRNGGMQRDDDGSRDERKDRGDGEKF, encoded by the coding sequence ATGGACGGCTCGCAGCTCAAGACAGACTACCCCGTGGTGCTTCGCTTCGAGGGGCTCTACCCGCACCAGCTTGGGAGCTACGAGGCGCATCGCCTGCGGAAGGGTGGGGACCTCAGCCACGTTGATCGGGAGCGAACAAAGCTGAACGGCCCCCCGCTGATCGGTCCCGAGGACTGGGCGTCGCTGGCGCTCGCTGAGATCCGCGAGATGACGGCCAAGAACTTCGCGGCAGAACTCGAGGCTCTGGAGAAGCGGAAGCGCAAGAAGGATATCCAGCGCCGTCTCATCGAGGGGCCGAAGCAGCCTTGGCGACCGACGCGGCATGGGCCCATGCGCGAGGTGATCCTCACGGTCAACAAGGACTGGTTCGCCGGCGACCTGTCGAACTTCTTCGGCGAAGGCGAGAACCACCGGGAGAAGGAGTTTGGCGAACTCGCTGTAGGCTGGCTAAAGGAAAACTTTGGCGACGACGTGATCCATGCTCGTGCGGACCGGGATGAGGCCGCCTATCACATCCACGCGGTTATCATGCCCCGGGCGAATGTTGAGATCGCGAAGCCTGGGGCGAAGGTGCCGACGGCAACCGCGACGCGACGAATGCTGCAACCATCGATCCACCCGCTTATCAAGGACTACGAAGCCGCGCAGGACAGCGTCGGCCACTGGTTCAAGGATCTGGGGCTTGTGCGTGGAGAGCGAACCGCCGCTGCGAGCCGCGATGCCCGTGAAAACGGGGAAGAGCGTCCGAAACGCCGGTATCACGCGAAGACATGGAAGTGGCGCGCCGAGCAGGAACAGCGCCTGCTCGCAGAGAGGCAGGCGCTGGACCTGCGTGAAGAAAAGCTCTCCGATCGCGAGGGGAAGGTCGAGGAGCGGGAAGCGGAGGCGGAAACCGTGCTTGCCGTCGCCGAAGGCGTTGTGTCCGGGGCTCTCGTCGTCGAGACCGCCGATGACGATGCCGCGCCCGTTCTGACCGACGCACCCAAGGTACCGGATGCAACCCTCTGCGAGCCGACGGTCGAGACCCTGCGAAAGCGATCACCGCGTGGCTTCGCGCGTGCGGCGAATGCGTTCGAGCGCGCCTGGTTCCGCCTGTTCGGTGAAGCCCGCAAGAAGGCGAAGGCAGAAGCCCAGGCGAAGGTCACGGGGGCCATGGCGCAAATCGAGAAGGCCGACGCAAAGATCGTCGAGGCGACCCGACATCTGCCACGAGAGGTGCGCGAAACGATCGCCGGTATCCGTCAGACGATCCCCGCTATCCTGAGCCGTCTCGAACGGCGTAACGGGGGGATGCAAAGGGACGACGATGGGAGCCGAGACGAACGCAAGGATCGGGGTGATGGCGAAAAGTTCTAA
- a CDS encoding SOS response-associated peptidase family protein translates to MTVALPAKGWSICNHYSLTKGQVAIREIAKVWADSTGNLAPQPAIFPDHTAPVIRMGDEGQKMTTMRWGMPSPSFALKNRKADPGVTNIRDLGSPHWPLWLGPEHGGLVKFTSFSEYRVEPDKSRTPVWFARGEDRPLMFFAGTWRRWTSVRTIKEVEADLTTS, encoded by the coding sequence GTGACCGTCGCGCTGCCGGCGAAGGGCTGGTCGATCTGCAATCACTATTCTCTGACGAAAGGCCAAGTGGCGATCCGCGAGATCGCAAAAGTCTGGGCCGACAGCACCGGCAATCTTGCGCCTCAGCCCGCGATCTTCCCCGACCATACAGCGCCCGTCATCCGCATGGGCGATGAGGGCCAGAAGATGACGACGATGCGGTGGGGCATGCCATCGCCAAGCTTTGCCCTGAAGAACCGCAAGGCCGATCCGGGCGTGACCAATATCCGCGACCTCGGGTCACCGCACTGGCCGCTCTGGCTCGGCCCCGAGCATGGCGGCCTCGTGAAGTTCACCAGCTTCTCCGAATACCGGGTCGAGCCCGACAAGTCGCGAACCCCCGTCTGGTTCGCGCGCGGCGAGGATCGACCCCTGATGTTCTTCGCGGGGACCTGGAGGCGCTGGACCTCCGTGCGGACGATCAAAGAGGTCGAGGCCGATCTCACGACTTCCTGA